ataaattagaaaaatgtGGTGTTAGCTACATAAACCATATAAAATTGGAGCATGCTTTCATtgcaaggaagaaaagaaatttATCAAATGTACCTTGCAGGTTCCAAATGAGCGTGAACGGATTCAACAAGACAAACGCGGAAACACCCTGAAGAAGCAGGATCCTCTGTTTTTCTGCATCAAATTCCAACAAATTAAAAGATTATCAGGAAGGggaaaaaaaccgaaaaaaacgAAACTTTCTGTGTTGGGTATTTTGTATACGAACAGGCGCAGTTGGAAAATTCATAAGAGGACATTTTCAGGAAGATCACAAGTGAAGAACAGACATGGGACGAGTTTCGTGGCGGTTGGGTTACAAAATGCAGACAAAATCATTGTTCATTAactactttttcttttgttaaacaCATTCATTATCTGGGACGGTGATTAATTGTTTTGTTCTATGATCGGGACCCATGTTTtggattattattttttctttttgggtgGCTTCAAAAAAGTAGTTTGTTGTTGGAATCTAAAGGAAGGAGGGGAACCGTCATTTCCAACGGCTACAATGGAGCATAGCCACGACTACcttaaaaagaaagaagagaagaccGGACCGGAAACAAGAACCGGTCCGGTTAACCAAGAACCGGTCACTAACCTGATTTTGCTGacttctataaaataaaaataatgattttGATGCCATCAATATGTATTGCACTCTGGAAACATTGACAAGTGTAAAGCCATGGTTCTGCAAATCTTTTCATTAGTATATCTTCTCATTAATTTTCTCCCTATTTTTGTCTATTCTTATATTTACAATATTCTATTATCCAAATCTTGTCATGTTTAAAAATAGGAAATTGTGTTTAGGAGCGATCAAATAGGCGATTAACTTCTGGCTTTACCAAAGGCCAAACATCATTATTATCATTGTTATCATTATCATGGTATTTCTTAAATAAGTTCTTATCAAATTGCCAATCTTGTTACTTCCTTGCCTAATTGTTGTGTGGTGTTGTGCTATTGCTATTCGGTGGTTTAATATGGAAAGGGATATAATAGTTTAATAATAGATCTaataattttgaatataatcaaagaaaaataatatttacttaaaaataatattgtCTTGAAAAACTTTTAAGTTAGTCAACTGTTAAATGTAAATATTAGTTTTCTAATTGGAATAACATTGTTGTTTATTAGTCATTTTGAATATAGTGGAATTAGTTATATTCAAATAAGTTTCACCATTttaatttgtttcttttatcATTCACATCACTTGTATTCTTTTATCCTTCTATCATTACCTTGAATGAATTCATGTGTCCTGTTTTTATGCATGTAGTGTTGGAGTACTACAAACTTTTTGCATGTATTCTCTCTTAGCTTTTGTTGAAAATACACTAGTAACTATTAACATTAGAATAAAACaagttgtattttttttttacattatttacATAAACATTTATAATTTATGGTATGTACAAGCTAATAAAAATGAATTGAGATTTGTGTAATGTTCAATACAAGCTTTAAGTTTCTACAATAATAAGAAGTACCATTAGATGAGATAAGTGTAGTAAGTAATACTTATAGAAGTTTGATGTGAAATATTGTGGTCATGCTTACGTTTATAGAAGAGTGAATAAATAAGCTTGGATGGTAATGTGAAAAGATTATAGAATTGTAAGATACCAATTACTCATTATGCAACAATATTGATATGAACTATTAGAAGTTACTTCCAAGAAAAAAGAATGCTGAATGCTGTTAAGAATTTATCATCCATGTTTTTGTTTCTAAATAATTAGAGTCCAAAAATAATATAAGAACTAGTTATCATGATCAAGAATCTCCTAAATGAAACAGAAAGAAAGTAGGACTATACTATATTCTAATACCATTGGTACTTTCATTCTAATCAACATGAAAATCAACTTCCATCTTCAGGTCCGAATCGCCAAGAATCTATCATGGAAAAAAAACAATAAGTTATTCATTTTTCAATGAAAGATGACAAACTAACAAATATCAAGCAGTGTTCAGCTTGCATGGGATAACACGAGAAAGTGAACTGTGAAATAAATAATGTCCATTGACCACTACCAATGATAAGCATCAGTTTCAAGCTAACTACAACTTGTGTTCCAAATAAGGAGATCTAATCAATAATCACACTTGTACTAATGGCTAATGGCCAtgataaataaacaaaatataacTCCAATTCAACACAAACAATTTATCATAGCCGAAGTTCTGTCCAAGGCCCAAACTGAATTCTTGTTAATGGTTTTAGGCAGCTATTCAAGCAATTTTTGTCCATGTCTCTACTCTTTAGTTTCGTAATATTCGAATGTTTATctaaattaaagataagatcaGTAATTTGAGTACCTTCATGAAGTCAGATAAGACCAAAACAGAATCTTTTTGATAGCCTGCTTCCTCAAGGACCTGTGTAAGAATCTCCTGTAAAAGGTACAAAGGGAAACAAAATCCATCAGAGGCAGTTATAATAAGCAGATCACATCAACCTCAATTTGCTTTGCCAATTGAAATGTTAGATAACAATACCAACCCACGGTCGTTGCAGCAATAAACACCAAAATCAGCtactaaaatcagccaccaatgtatttgtgtataaatacatgtgtggtttaatttattttcaatgtgtatttatattccAGCATGTATTTTATACTCGTGGCTGACTTTGGTGACTAATTTTGGTGTACACGTAGCATAACCCATTCTAAATAAATGGGAAGTGCAAATAGAACTACAAATTTATAAacctttcaaagaaagcttatACCTTGATCTCTTTGAATTCAGTAAGCAAGTATATAATGTAATGTAATGAAATGAAATATGACCTCCATCTGTTTTTCAGGCATAAATTGTCCAGTCATATCCTTCAGAACCCTTAAAATGTCACGGAAAGTTACTTTGCCATTGCAATCAGTATCATACACCttgaaaataactaaaaaaagaaaacaccAAATCCAATATCAGATTATCAATCTATTTCCTTAGCCAGAAAGAAAGGGGAAAAAGAAATTTACATTCAATTTTGTGTTGCACAGTGGCACGAGGACTAAAGACGGATAAGAATGCAACAAATTCCTTGAAGTTCAAACCATCCAACATGTTGAGCAAAGAGTGAGAGAGAGGGTTGAGCGAGAATTCGGGAATGCTGAGAAATTCATCGGAGGGAATGAAGCCGCAGTTCTTACGATCCAGCTGGCAAAACCTACTGTACAGAGATACGATCTCCTGCTGCGTGACTATGGTGTTCCTCCAGCcacaaatcaaaatcaaaatcaaaattgaaaaaaaaatggtaaAGCGTTTTAATTAAGTTTTGCGAATTACATACAAGTGTCTTCGCAATATTTCTGGA
Above is a genomic segment from Arachis stenosperma cultivar V10309 chromosome 1, arast.V10309.gnm1.PFL2, whole genome shotgun sequence containing:
- the LOC130946455 gene encoding uncharacterized protein LOC130946455, with the protein product MGNSSSMLTQYDIEEVQKYCEDTFTQQEIVSLYSRFCQLDRKNCGFIPSDEFLSIPEFSLNPLSHSLLNMLDGLNFKEFVAFLSVFSPRATVQHKIEFIFKVYDTDCNGKVTFRDILRVLKDMTGQFMPEKQMEEILTQVLEEAGYQKDSVLVLSDFMKILGDSDLKMEVDFHVD